Proteins from a single region of Pseudodesulfovibrio portus:
- a CDS encoding (Fe-S)-binding protein, protein MNQSIENQSLTFLDDYDFSNCLVCGSCSNGCPTTGAPGLDGWDARKVMRMLANGLIEEVVASKFPWLCTGCGRCTSTCPAGIDITALMGHLKSLRPREDVPGSLHKGMVNNLETGNNLGISREDYLEGMAELGVEMAEECPGFYVPVDKPGADILFFPNSKEVYGDFEDQFWWWKIFYAARENWTVPGTQWEAVDWALFTGNEEANVELARRKIAYMKEIGIKRMIMPDCGGGSYGFRKGMSKLVKQDPANEVGFLYLYDYLIELFKAGRIRVDKSVHAGKTFTFHDSCKHGRELARNFGKGYFDEPRWIVNQCVDDFVELTPNREKNYCCGAGGGLWPMPFEDQSAWHARIKRQQIEDSGADVVVVGCSNCRDQIMKRIPKYYEGCGFEVKYIWQLVAEALVIEPWDKVSVERAEEEAEAQWKALGVTLE, encoded by the coding sequence ATGAATCAATCAATCGAAAATCAATCGCTCACGTTTTTAGACGATTACGACTTCTCCAATTGCCTCGTGTGCGGCTCCTGTTCCAACGGATGCCCCACGACCGGCGCTCCCGGCCTGGACGGGTGGGATGCGAGAAAGGTCATGCGCATGCTGGCCAACGGCCTGATCGAGGAAGTCGTCGCCTCGAAATTCCCCTGGCTTTGCACCGGCTGCGGCCGCTGCACCAGCACCTGCCCCGCCGGCATCGACATCACTGCGCTCATGGGTCACCTCAAGAGTCTTCGTCCGCGAGAGGATGTGCCCGGCTCGCTGCACAAGGGCATGGTCAACAACCTCGAAACCGGCAACAACCTGGGCATCTCCAGAGAGGACTATCTTGAGGGGATGGCCGAGCTCGGCGTGGAAATGGCCGAGGAGTGCCCGGGCTTCTACGTGCCCGTGGACAAGCCCGGGGCGGACATTCTTTTCTTCCCCAACTCCAAGGAAGTGTACGGCGACTTCGAGGACCAGTTCTGGTGGTGGAAGATATTCTACGCGGCCCGGGAGAACTGGACCGTCCCCGGCACCCAGTGGGAGGCCGTGGACTGGGCCCTGTTCACCGGCAATGAAGAAGCCAACGTGGAACTGGCCCGGCGCAAGATCGCCTACATGAAGGAGATCGGGATCAAGCGGATGATCATGCCGGACTGCGGCGGCGGCTCATACGGTTTCCGCAAGGGCATGAGCAAGCTGGTCAAGCAGGACCCCGCCAACGAGGTCGGGTTTCTCTACCTGTACGACTACCTCATTGAACTGTTCAAGGCGGGCAGGATTCGGGTGGACAAATCGGTCCATGCCGGAAAGACCTTCACCTTTCACGATTCCTGTAAGCATGGTCGCGAGCTGGCCCGCAACTTCGGCAAGGGGTACTTCGACGAACCCCGCTGGATCGTCAACCAGTGCGTGGACGACTTCGTGGAGCTGACCCCCAACCGCGAGAAGAACTACTGCTGCGGCGCGGGCGGAGGGCTCTGGCCCATGCCGTTCGAGGACCAGTCCGCCTGGCATGCCCGGATCAAGCGCCAGCAGATCGAGGACAGCGGCGCGGACGTCGTGGTCGTGGGCTGCTCCAACTGCCGCGACCAGATCATGAAACGCATCCCCAAGTACTACGAAGGATGCGGCTTCGAAGTGAAATACATCTGGCAACTGGTGGCCGAGGCCCTGGTCATCGAGCCGTGGGACAAGGTCTCCGTGGAACGCGCCGAAGAGGAAGCCGAAGCCCAGTGGAAAGCGCTCGGCGTGACCCTCGAATAA
- a CDS encoding Fur family transcriptional regulator, giving the protein MDSQKRLDYLLDVLRERGNRLTPQRVAILRALVRNDNHPSAEQIHGEILRDFPTTSLATVYKTIALLKEIGEILELGFGDDGSRFDGRKPYPHPHLICTQCGAILDSEVDNFNKLIDNLASRNGFSVQTHRFDIFGLCSACNKN; this is encoded by the coding sequence ATGGATTCGCAAAAGCGGCTCGACTATCTTCTCGACGTTCTCAGGGAACGCGGCAACCGGCTGACCCCCCAGCGGGTGGCCATTCTGCGCGCCCTCGTCAGGAACGACAACCATCCGTCAGCCGAGCAGATTCACGGTGAAATCCTCCGGGACTTCCCGACGACCAGCCTGGCCACGGTGTACAAGACCATCGCCCTGCTCAAGGAAATCGGCGAAATCCTGGAGCTCGGTTTCGGTGACGACGGCAGCCGGTTCGACGGGCGCAAACCCTACCCCCATCCCCACCTTATCTGTACGCAATGCGGGGCCATCCTGGACTCCGAGGTTGATAATTTCAACAAACTCATTGACAACCTCGCCTCCCGGAACGGATTTTCAGTACAAACCCATCGCTTCGATATTTTCGGCCTCTGTTCCGCTTGCAATAAGAATTAA
- the katG gene encoding catalase/peroxidase HPI, whose translation MSNESKCPVTGKTASRVAVGGTSNKDWWPNQLNLNILHQHSSKSNPMGADYDYAEEFKSLDLDALKKDLMDLMTDSQEWWPADWGHYGPLFIRMAWHSAGTYRMGDGRGGAGSGSQRLAPLNSWPDNVNLDKARRLLWPIKQKYGSKISWADLMILAGTCAIESMGLEPFGFAGGREDVWEPEEDIYWGSEDTWLGDTRYKGDRELDNPLAAVQMGLIYVNPEGPNGEPDPVASGKDVRETFARMAMNDEETVALVAGGHTFGKCHGAGDAAHVGPEPEAAGLEEQGLGWKSSFGSGKGGDTIGSGIEGAWKPNPTKWDMGYLKVLFKYDWELVKSPAGANQWLAKDVDEEDMVVDAHNPSRKVRPMMTTADLSLRYDPVYEPIARHYMENPEEFADAFARAWFKLTHRDMGPRARYLGKMVPAEELIWQDPVPAVDHDLVSDKDVAGLKAKLLASGLTVPQLVTTAWASASTFRGSDKRGGANGARIRLAPQKDWKANEPAKLAEVLEKLGQIQAEFNAAQSGSKKISLADLIVLGGCAAVEKAAKDAGVDVTVPFTPGRTDATDAQTDAESFSVLEPVADGFRNFLKDRFSVSAEELLVDKAQLLTLTAPEMTVLVGGLRVLGANHGQSGHGVFTRRPGVLTNDFFVNLLDMSTAWAETSGEEGLFEGRDRKTGEPRWTGTRVDLIFGSDSRLRAVAEVYACGDSKRKFVTDFVAAWDKVMNLDRFDLD comes from the coding sequence ATGAGCAATGAGAGCAAATGCCCGGTCACGGGTAAGACAGCCAGTCGGGTCGCTGTGGGCGGAACGTCGAACAAGGACTGGTGGCCGAATCAGCTGAACCTGAACATCCTGCACCAGCACTCCTCCAAATCCAATCCCATGGGTGCGGACTACGACTATGCCGAGGAGTTCAAGTCACTTGATCTCGACGCCCTGAAAAAGGACCTCATGGACCTGATGACCGACTCCCAGGAGTGGTGGCCCGCGGACTGGGGGCATTACGGCCCGCTGTTCATCCGCATGGCCTGGCACAGCGCAGGCACCTACCGCATGGGCGACGGCCGGGGCGGAGCCGGGTCCGGCAGCCAGCGGCTGGCCCCGCTCAACAGTTGGCCCGACAACGTCAACCTCGACAAGGCGCGCAGGCTGCTCTGGCCCATCAAGCAGAAGTACGGCAGCAAGATTTCCTGGGCCGACCTGATGATCCTCGCCGGCACCTGCGCAATCGAGTCCATGGGGCTCGAGCCCTTTGGCTTCGCGGGCGGCCGTGAGGACGTCTGGGAGCCGGAGGAGGACATATACTGGGGTTCCGAAGACACCTGGCTCGGGGATACCCGGTACAAGGGCGATCGGGAACTGGACAACCCCCTGGCCGCCGTGCAGATGGGCCTCATCTACGTGAACCCGGAAGGACCCAACGGCGAGCCCGATCCCGTGGCCTCGGGCAAGGATGTCCGCGAGACCTTTGCCCGCATGGCCATGAACGACGAGGAAACCGTGGCCCTGGTCGCGGGCGGTCATACCTTCGGCAAATGCCACGGCGCGGGCGATGCGGCCCATGTGGGTCCCGAACCCGAGGCTGCGGGCCTGGAGGAGCAGGGGCTCGGCTGGAAGAGCAGCTTCGGCTCGGGCAAGGGCGGCGATACCATCGGCTCGGGCATCGAGGGCGCCTGGAAGCCCAACCCGACCAAGTGGGACATGGGCTACCTGAAGGTCCTGTTCAAATACGATTGGGAGCTCGTGAAGAGCCCTGCCGGGGCCAACCAGTGGCTGGCCAAGGACGTGGATGAAGAGGACATGGTCGTCGATGCCCACAATCCGTCCAGGAAAGTCCGGCCCATGATGACCACCGCCGACTTGTCCCTGCGTTATGATCCCGTATACGAGCCCATTGCCCGCCATTACATGGAGAATCCGGAGGAATTCGCGGACGCCTTCGCCCGCGCCTGGTTCAAGCTGACCCATCGCGACATGGGTCCCCGCGCCCGGTATCTGGGCAAGATGGTCCCGGCCGAGGAGTTGATCTGGCAGGACCCGGTCCCTGCTGTGGACCATGACCTGGTGAGCGACAAAGACGTGGCCGGTCTCAAGGCCAAGCTCCTGGCCTCCGGCCTGACCGTCCCGCAGCTGGTGACCACGGCCTGGGCGTCGGCGTCCACCTTCCGCGGCTCGGACAAGCGCGGCGGTGCCAACGGCGCGCGCATCCGTCTTGCGCCGCAAAAGGACTGGAAGGCCAACGAGCCTGCGAAGCTGGCCGAGGTCCTCGAAAAGCTGGGGCAGATTCAGGCCGAATTCAATGCGGCCCAGTCCGGCAGCAAGAAGATATCCCTGGCCGACCTGATCGTGCTCGGCGGGTGCGCGGCGGTGGAAAAGGCGGCCAAGGACGCTGGCGTGGACGTGACCGTTCCCTTCACCCCCGGGCGCACGGATGCCACGGACGCACAGACCGACGCGGAGTCCTTCTCCGTGCTCGAACCGGTTGCGGACGGGTTCCGCAACTTCCTCAAGGACCGGTTCTCGGTCTCGGCGGAAGAATTGCTGGTGGACAAGGCGCAACTGCTGACCCTGACCGCGCCCGAGATGACGGTCCTGGTCGGCGGCCTGCGCGTCCTGGGGGCCAATCACGGCCAGTCCGGGCACGGCGTCTTCACCAGGCGGCCTGGCGTCCTGACCAACGACTTCTTCGTCAACCTGCTCGACATGTCCACGGCCTGGGCGGAGACCTCCGGAGAGGAGGGGTTGTTCGAGGGGCGCGACCGGAAAACCGGCGAACCCCGGTGGACCGGCACCCGCGTGGACCTCATCTTCGGCTCGGACTCCCGACTCAGGGCCGTGGCCGAAGTCTACGCCTGCGGGGATTCCAAGCGGAAGTTCGTCACCGACTTCGTGGCCGCCTGGGACAAGGTCATGAACCTCGACCGGTTCGACCTCGACTGA
- a CDS encoding DUF2569 domain-containing protein has protein sequence MKDVETVEEELVELDRNGVPRIGGWLRLLMLSLALTVLGGLGDLFAALDALRGLEPEALEIAGPLLRFEAAGAGVAVCLGAWLLYLLYKRNGLFVKAYIGGMVAIHVLGVVNLVWFRSLVTLVPGEMAALGGRVALGIFVTGLWMWYLLVSRRVKQTCVR, from the coding sequence GTGAAAGACGTTGAAACCGTGGAAGAAGAGCTGGTCGAGCTCGATCGGAACGGGGTGCCGCGCATCGGCGGATGGCTGCGGCTGCTGATGCTGAGTCTTGCGCTGACCGTTCTCGGCGGGCTCGGTGACCTGTTCGCGGCGCTGGATGCCCTGCGCGGACTGGAGCCCGAAGCCCTGGAGATTGCCGGACCGTTGCTGCGGTTCGAGGCGGCCGGGGCCGGGGTGGCCGTCTGCCTTGGCGCGTGGTTGCTCTATCTGCTGTATAAAAGGAACGGCCTGTTCGTGAAGGCGTACATCGGCGGGATGGTGGCGATCCACGTCCTGGGCGTGGTCAATCTGGTCTGGTTCCGGTCCCTCGTCACGCTGGTGCCCGGAGAGATGGCCGCCCTTGGCGGCAGGGTCGCGCTGGGAATCTTCGTTACCGGTCTCTGGATGTGGTACCTGCTCGTGTCCAGGAGGGTGAAGCAGACCTGCGTCCGCTGA
- a CDS encoding cytochrome ubiquinol oxidase subunit I codes for MEYPIWELTTFGGGFFIALIAVVHVFVAHFAVGGGLFLPVFEKIAYVKQSEPLLDYVRKHTKFFLLVTMVFGGMTGVGIWFTISVIAPQSTSTLIHTFVFGWATEWVCFLAEIAALLIYHYRFDKMSRKNHLIVGWLYFVFAWLSLLLINGIIGFMLTPGAWLETGSFWDGFFNPSFWPSLFFRTFMALMIAGLFGFVTAHRIKDETARELVYRCCARWTVIPVVLAMLSGWWYLSVLPPEALARLAVKAARIGQFFSYIPVIAGGLFVIGVAMMVRLPREARIAMSIVLLALGFGFIGSFEFTREAARKPYVIHDYMYSNQLLPSQMNSYTEAGILPSMKWSKEKDATNRMAAGKTLFQVQCSPCHSIGGPMNDIIPLTDKYPITGMDAKLDGLGKIQPMMPLFAGSREERMALATYIVDGLHGGKPENIPYAARELPLDIPPFDANKDEYVLLSWNNLGMHCISDSYSEWVLLPPANDIWAQLVKRGDKPEVITEGVKLSYFVEKGFENPAATSEFWQNVESIFGARPPDNVGLSGNGMTGEMHHKEGLKAFEASLIPVEPYPAGEGYNPFPVFTVQAHDIATGKLLAETKTVAPTATEMGCKNCHGGPWKVDNLAGISKVTGHDVLMSHDRLSNTELAAAADAGKPMLCQGCHPDPVLGAKGKPGLLNLPAAVHGLHANFLTDRGSEACAYCHPNRPDGPTQCLRGTHGQADIGCVRCHGYLEDHALSLLKLEKANGKPGADRLMAHLKPRTVASVDAVNPRLPWMQEPDCSTCHTKWGTLPDKVKSNGYNTWTEGGNVLYRNSPSKTGSIMCIACHNSPHANYPAVNKHGKNRDNIAPLQYQGNTRAIGADNNCTVCHTGKVDPMNAHHLGRPMQ; via the coding sequence ATGGAATATCCTATCTGGGAACTGACGACGTTCGGGGGCGGATTCTTCATCGCCCTGATAGCCGTCGTCCACGTGTTCGTGGCCCACTTCGCCGTGGGAGGCGGGCTTTTCCTGCCCGTCTTCGAGAAAATCGCCTACGTCAAGCAGTCCGAACCGCTGCTCGACTACGTGCGCAAGCACACCAAGTTCTTCCTGCTGGTGACCATGGTCTTCGGCGGCATGACCGGCGTGGGCATCTGGTTCACCATCTCGGTCATCGCGCCGCAATCCACGTCCACGCTCATCCACACCTTCGTGTTCGGCTGGGCAACGGAGTGGGTATGCTTCCTGGCCGAGATCGCGGCCCTGCTCATCTATCATTACCGCTTCGACAAGATGAGCCGGAAAAACCACCTGATCGTCGGGTGGCTCTACTTCGTGTTCGCCTGGCTGTCGCTTCTGCTCATCAACGGCATCATCGGCTTCATGCTCACGCCCGGCGCCTGGCTTGAAACCGGCAGCTTCTGGGACGGCTTCTTCAACCCGTCCTTCTGGCCCTCGCTCTTCTTCCGCACCTTCATGGCGCTGATGATCGCCGGGCTGTTCGGTTTCGTGACCGCCCACCGCATCAAGGATGAAACGGCCCGCGAGCTGGTCTACCGCTGCTGCGCCAGATGGACGGTCATCCCCGTGGTCCTGGCCATGCTCTCGGGCTGGTGGTACCTCTCCGTGCTCCCCCCCGAAGCCCTTGCCCGGCTCGCCGTGAAGGCGGCCCGTATCGGCCAGTTCTTCTCATACATCCCGGTCATCGCGGGAGGGTTGTTCGTCATCGGCGTGGCCATGATGGTCCGGCTGCCGCGCGAAGCCCGGATCGCCATGTCCATCGTGCTGCTGGCCCTGGGGTTCGGCTTCATCGGCTCCTTTGAATTCACCCGCGAAGCAGCCAGAAAACCCTACGTCATCCACGACTACATGTACTCCAACCAGCTCCTGCCCTCCCAGATGAACAGCTACACCGAAGCCGGAATACTCCCCTCCATGAAGTGGTCCAAGGAGAAAGACGCCACGAACCGGATGGCTGCCGGCAAGACGCTGTTCCAGGTGCAGTGCTCGCCCTGCCACTCCATCGGGGGACCGATGAACGACATCATCCCCCTGACCGACAAGTATCCGATCACCGGCATGGACGCCAAATTGGACGGACTGGGGAAAATCCAGCCCATGATGCCGCTCTTTGCGGGCTCCCGCGAGGAAAGGATGGCCCTGGCCACATACATCGTGGACGGCCTTCACGGCGGCAAGCCGGAGAACATTCCGTACGCCGCCAGGGAACTCCCCCTGGATATTCCGCCCTTTGACGCGAACAAGGACGAATACGTCCTCCTGTCCTGGAACAACCTGGGCATGCACTGCATCTCCGACAGCTATTCGGAGTGGGTGCTCCTGCCCCCGGCCAACGACATCTGGGCGCAGCTCGTCAAACGCGGCGACAAACCCGAGGTGATCACCGAAGGCGTGAAGCTCTCCTACTTCGTGGAAAAGGGCTTCGAGAACCCGGCCGCCACATCCGAGTTCTGGCAGAACGTGGAGTCCATCTTCGGCGCACGTCCGCCGGACAATGTCGGCCTGTCCGGCAACGGCATGACGGGCGAGATGCACCACAAGGAAGGACTGAAGGCCTTTGAGGCCAGCCTGATCCCGGTGGAGCCGTACCCTGCGGGCGAAGGCTACAACCCGTTCCCGGTGTTCACGGTCCAGGCCCACGACATCGCCACCGGCAAGCTGCTGGCCGAGACCAAAACCGTGGCCCCCACGGCCACGGAAATGGGCTGCAAGAACTGTCACGGCGGCCCCTGGAAGGTGGACAACCTGGCCGGTATCTCCAAGGTCACAGGCCATGACGTGCTCATGTCGCACGACCGGCTGAGCAACACCGAACTGGCTGCGGCTGCCGACGCGGGCAAGCCCATGCTCTGCCAGGGCTGCCACCCCGACCCGGTGCTGGGCGCCAAGGGCAAGCCCGGACTGCTCAACCTGCCCGCCGCCGTCCACGGCCTGCACGCCAACTTCCTGACCGACCGGGGTTCCGAGGCCTGCGCGTACTGCCATCCCAACCGTCCGGACGGCCCGACCCAGTGTCTGCGAGGCACGCACGGCCAGGCCGACATAGGGTGTGTCCGCTGCCACGGCTACCTTGAGGATCACGCCCTGTCCCTGCTCAAGCTGGAGAAGGCGAACGGCAAGCCCGGGGCCGACAGGCTCATGGCCCATCTGAAGCCGCGCACCGTGGCCTCCGTGGACGCGGTCAACCCGCGCCTGCCCTGGATGCAGGAGCCGGATTGCTCCACCTGCCACACCAAGTGGGGCACCCTGCCCGACAAGGTCAAGTCCAACGGCTACAACACCTGGACCGAGGGCGGCAACGTCCTGTACCGCAACAGCCCGAGCAAGACGGGGTCGATCATGTGCATCGCCTGCCACAACAGCCCGCACGCCAACTACCCCGCCGTGAACAAGCACGGAAAGAATCGCGACAACATCGCCCCCCTGCAATACCAGGGCAACACCCGGGCCATCGGTGCCGACAACAACTGCACGGTGTGCCACACCGGCAAGGTCGATCCGATGAACGCCCACCATCTGGGCAGGCCCATGCAGTAA
- the glpK gene encoding glycerol kinase GlpK, with protein MAKYVGAVDSGTTSSRFIIFDEKGRIVGLDQKEHRQIYPQPGWVEHDPMEIWNNTGEVIKGALTKSGIKGSELAAIGITNQRETTVVWDRNTGKPFYNAIVWQCTRTHEICKELTADGGQDRFREKTGLPIATYFSGPKIKWILDNVPAARAASERGEAMFGTIESWIIWWLTGGPKGGAHVTDVTNASRTMLMDLHTLKWDREIMEIMGIPARGLPRIVPSSDQATWGPTSESGPLGARVPVCGAVGDQQAALVGQTCFAPGQAKNTYGTGCFLLMHTGHEPIQSKHGLITTLAYQFSGRKPSYCLEGSIAIAGALVQWLRDNLRMFESAPEVEALAGKVEDTGGMYIVPAFSGLYAPYWRPDARGVMVGLTRYINRNHIARAVLEATAYQTKDIVEAMNKDSGVELKTLKADGGMVYNELLMQFQSDLLNVPVVRPKVAETTCLGAAYAAGIAVGFWSGREELYNNWEEDKTWHPNMTEAVRAEGYKGWKKAIERTLDWVD; from the coding sequence ATGGCCAAATACGTCGGAGCCGTTGATTCGGGCACAACCAGCAGCCGGTTCATTATTTTTGATGAAAAGGGACGCATCGTCGGGTTGGATCAGAAGGAACACAGGCAGATATACCCCCAACCCGGCTGGGTCGAACACGACCCCATGGAGATATGGAACAACACCGGCGAGGTGATCAAGGGCGCCCTGACCAAATCCGGCATCAAGGGGAGCGAGCTGGCCGCCATCGGCATCACCAATCAGCGCGAGACCACCGTGGTCTGGGATCGCAACACGGGCAAGCCCTTCTACAACGCCATCGTCTGGCAGTGCACCCGCACCCATGAGATATGCAAGGAGCTCACGGCCGACGGCGGACAGGACCGTTTCCGCGAGAAGACCGGCCTGCCCATCGCCACGTATTTTTCCGGGCCCAAGATCAAGTGGATTCTCGACAACGTGCCCGCTGCCAGGGCCGCATCCGAGAGAGGCGAGGCCATGTTCGGGACCATCGAGTCCTGGATCATCTGGTGGTTGACCGGCGGCCCCAAGGGCGGCGCGCACGTCACCGACGTGACCAACGCCAGCCGGACCATGCTCATGGACCTGCACACGCTCAAGTGGGACCGCGAGATCATGGAGATCATGGGCATCCCGGCACGGGGACTGCCCCGCATCGTGCCGTCTTCGGATCAGGCCACCTGGGGACCGACCTCGGAGAGCGGGCCCCTCGGCGCGCGCGTGCCGGTCTGCGGGGCCGTGGGCGATCAGCAGGCCGCCCTGGTCGGCCAGACCTGTTTCGCTCCCGGCCAGGCCAAGAACACGTACGGCACCGGCTGCTTCCTGCTCATGCACACGGGCCACGAGCCCATCCAGTCCAAGCACGGGCTGATCACGACCCTGGCCTACCAGTTCAGCGGGCGGAAGCCGTCATACTGCCTCGAAGGGTCCATCGCCATTGCCGGGGCCCTGGTCCAGTGGCTCAGGGACAACCTGCGGATGTTCGAGTCCGCGCCCGAAGTCGAGGCCTTGGCCGGCAAGGTGGAGGACACCGGCGGCATGTACATCGTCCCGGCGTTCTCCGGGCTCTATGCCCCGTACTGGCGGCCCGACGCCCGCGGGGTCATGGTCGGCCTGACCCGCTACATCAACCGGAACCACATCGCCCGCGCCGTGCTGGAGGCCACCGCCTACCAGACCAAGGACATCGTGGAGGCCATGAACAAGGACTCCGGCGTGGAGCTCAAGACCCTCAAGGCGGACGGCGGCATGGTCTACAACGAGCTGTTGATGCAGTTCCAGTCCGACCTGCTCAACGTGCCCGTGGTCCGTCCCAAGGTGGCGGAAACCACCTGCCTGGGCGCGGCCTACGCAGCCGGTATCGCCGTGGGCTTCTGGTCCGGGCGTGAAGAGCTGTACAACAACTGGGAAGAGGACAAGACCTGGCATCCGAACATGACCGAAGCGGTCCGGGCCGAGGGGTACAAGGGCTGGAAGAAAGCCATTGAACGGACCTTGGACTGGGTGGACTAA
- a CDS encoding iron-containing alcohol dehydrogenase has protein sequence MQFDFATASRIIFREGAARDIPALAAGMGRRPCLVTGSNPARMQWLADALAAATAPPLVIPTTGEPDTDAVQEAAGQAREHGCDVVIGAGGGSVMDAAKIIAALMTNTGDIFDYLEVVGKGLPLTAGPVPLITIPTTAGTGSEVTANGVVLSKAHGVKVSLRSTDMIADIAVVDPELTLSLPPGVTAATGMDALTQLIEAFVSTHSNPMTDALCREGMAKAARSLHKACKEGRDIGARTDMALASLFSGIALANAKLGAVHGFAAPLGGQFHIPHGTVCAALLPHVMEVNLRALDSRAQDNRALDAYDEIARIITRSNRSTAMDCIGWIKGLCADLDIPGLSRFGLSESDFPDLARKAAEASSMKGNPVVLTDEELLEILARAL, from the coding sequence ATGCAATTTGATTTTGCCACCGCCTCACGCATCATCTTCAGGGAAGGCGCGGCCAGGGATATACCGGCCCTGGCGGCAGGAATGGGACGTCGTCCATGTCTGGTGACCGGAAGCAACCCGGCCCGCATGCAGTGGCTTGCCGATGCACTGGCTGCGGCCACGGCTCCGCCCCTTGTCATCCCGACGACGGGCGAACCCGACACCGACGCCGTTCAGGAAGCGGCCGGACAGGCCCGTGAACACGGTTGTGACGTGGTCATCGGCGCGGGCGGCGGCAGCGTCATGGATGCGGCCAAAATCATTGCCGCGCTGATGACGAATACGGGCGATATTTTCGACTACCTCGAAGTGGTGGGCAAGGGACTGCCGCTGACCGCCGGGCCGGTGCCCCTGATCACCATCCCGACCACGGCCGGGACCGGCTCGGAGGTCACAGCCAACGGCGTGGTGCTGTCCAAGGCGCACGGCGTCAAGGTCAGCCTGCGTTCCACGGACATGATCGCAGACATCGCCGTGGTGGACCCGGAATTGACCCTGTCGCTGCCTCCCGGCGTCACGGCGGCCACGGGCATGGACGCCCTGACCCAGTTGATCGAGGCCTTTGTTTCCACCCATTCCAACCCCATGACCGATGCCCTGTGCAGGGAAGGCATGGCAAAGGCGGCCCGCTCTCTTCACAAGGCCTGCAAAGAAGGCCGGGATATCGGAGCCAGGACGGATATGGCCCTGGCCAGCCTCTTTTCCGGCATCGCCCTGGCCAACGCCAAGCTCGGCGCGGTCCACGGTTTTGCCGCCCCCCTCGGCGGGCAGTTCCACATCCCGCACGGCACGGTCTGCGCCGCCCTTCTGCCCCATGTCATGGAGGTCAATCTCCGCGCCCTCGACAGTCGGGCACAGGACAATCGAGCCCTGGACGCCTACGATGAGATCGCACGCATCATCACCCGCAGCAACCGGTCGACGGCGATGGATTGTATCGGCTGGATCAAGGGATTGTGTGCAGACCTGGACATCCCCGGATTGTCCCGATTCGGACTCTCCGAGTCGGACTTCCCCGACCTCGCCCGGAAAGCGGCCGAGGCCAGCAGCATGAAAGGCAATCCCGTGGTCCTGACCGACGAGGAGCTGCTGGAGATACTGGCCAGGGCGCTCTAG
- a CDS encoding acyltransferase family protein, with the protein MAVNNTEVTMRPQISTSKRIPLLDVARFFGIILVYYGHIIERIMYLENPVATAQYKFIYSFHMPFFFLLAGFTIAPEKTLLPLGRYVKRLAASRLVPYFVFTAVLAVLSLLFAGHFVVVDLTTADGYLKGIVASLLGFPVFNIPLWFMACLVSVEILHYAVGRFLDSTLKLAGAAILFYVGGYYLTLKIQFFPGPNFWLLHEALVVYAFYLVGVVMRRESILLGAHSRWRLLLASAVCLLIVVFTYDLNTGPFRLFQAVVIVLSGHGNVLLFPLTALVGSLLLLLLAKSAGANRFLMFMGENALILFCLNGVFYHYFNGPYAEWFAANFPGHWMAVTAAGAAFTAVSLACCIPFILLFNRVVPQLVGKPARQGPLLPRLISGRL; encoded by the coding sequence ATGGCCGTCAACAACACCGAGGTGACCATGCGGCCCCAGATTTCCACGTCAAAGCGTATTCCCCTGCTTGATGTCGCTCGATTTTTCGGCATCATCCTGGTCTATTACGGCCATATCATCGAACGGATCATGTACCTCGAGAACCCGGTGGCCACCGCGCAGTACAAGTTCATCTACTCGTTCCACATGCCGTTCTTCTTCCTGCTGGCGGGATTCACCATTGCGCCGGAAAAGACGCTGTTGCCCCTTGGGCGGTATGTGAAACGGCTGGCCGCTTCCCGGCTGGTCCCCTACTTCGTGTTCACCGCAGTACTGGCCGTCCTGAGCCTGCTCTTTGCCGGTCATTTCGTGGTGGTGGACCTCACCACGGCAGACGGATACCTCAAGGGAATCGTCGCCTCGCTGCTCGGCTTCCCGGTGTTCAACATCCCCCTGTGGTTCATGGCCTGCCTCGTGTCGGTGGAAATCCTGCATTACGCGGTGGGGCGTTTCCTCGACTCCACCCTCAAGCTCGCGGGCGCGGCCATCCTTTTCTACGTGGGCGGGTATTACCTGACCTTGAAAATCCAGTTCTTTCCCGGCCCGAACTTCTGGCTGCTGCACGAAGCGCTGGTGGTCTACGCCTTCTATCTCGTCGGCGTGGTCATGCGGCGGGAGTCGATCCTGCTCGGTGCGCACTCGCGGTGGCGGCTGCTCCTGGCGAGCGCGGTCTGCCTGCTCATCGTGGTCTTCACCTATGACCTGAACACCGGCCCGTTCCGGCTGTTCCAAGCCGTGGTCATCGTCCTGTCGGGGCACGGCAACGTGCTGCTGTTCCCCTTGACCGCGCTGGTCGGGAGCCTGCTGCTTCTGCTGCTGGCCAAGTCCGCCGGGGCCAACCGCTTCCTCATGTTCATGGGTGAAAACGCGCTCATCCTCTTCTGCCTCAACGGGGTGTTCTACCATTATTTCAATGGTCCATACGCAGAGTGGTTCGCAGCGAACTTCCCCGGCCACTGGATGGCGGTCACGGCTGCGGGCGCGGCCTTCACCGCGGTCAGCCTCGCCTGCTGCATCCCGTTTATCCTGCTGTTCAACAGGGTGGTCCCCCAATTGGTGGGGAAGCCCGCTCGGCAGGGCCCGCTGTTGCCCCGCCTGATAAGCGGTCGCCTCTGA